Proteins encoded within one genomic window of Oscarella lobularis chromosome 6, ooOscLobu1.1, whole genome shotgun sequence:
- the LOC136188478 gene encoding E3 ubiquitin-protein ligase Mdm2-like: MASQPYQRGTTYYQISRELGFVLQPTVAQRASLLLSLNQENIRPYLVARNLIDESVRPLVVRCGDDPIGKVLGVREFTLVHDTLCSWLLPHCRRVTVQRPDAPAVIAAVAAAAAAAASRARNRDIAATPTPTPTRPFPVPLSALRPSDSGPSAVSRREAARSREEQSRESRPSIEEETAVPVASSTQSSFGYDTGNDSDATIILSAGEEQKEEEKEEVEEEEKEKELEEEDEDEAEEEEEEEEIEMFDYQESGIFIQRYQQLSQGDTDVPEVNDDNYIYLDEMLTEYEFTEYEPDSVSSSDGSYYSDSAESEQMTNAQVGTVDTDVRSSVGVHSATAAAAAAARTCVVCLTRPVNATITHGVSAHFVCCMRCGRRLARKQKGCPICRQTIESVILTYT, from the exons ATGGCTAGTCAACCGTACCAACGGGGAACCACCTAC TACCAAATATCGCGCGAATTGGGCTTTGTCCTTCAACCAACGGTAGCCCAACGAGCGTCGCTGCTTCTTTCGCTCAATCAG GAAAACATTCGCCCCTATCTCGTCGCTCGCAACCTGATCGACGAATCCGTGCGCCCTCTCGTCGTTCGCTGTGGCGACGATCCAATCGGCAAAGTCCTCGGCGTTCGAGAATTCACACTCGTTCACGACACGCTCTG CTCTTGGCTGCTTCCCCACTGCCGCAGAGTGACTGTCCAAAGACCCGATGCTCCCGCCGTCATCGctgccgttgccgccgcggcggcggcggcggcgtctcgCGCTCGAAACCGTGACATCGCTGCGACTCCGACTCCGACTCCGACTCGTCCCTTCCCTGTACCTCTCTCAGCGCTGCGTCCATCTGACTCGGGACCATCAGCTGTTTCTCGAAGAGAGGCGGCAAGATCGAGAGAAGAGCAATCGAGGGAATCTCGGCCGTCTATCG AAGAGGAAACAGCAGTTCCCGTTGCTTCTTCGACTCAAAGTTCTTTCGGCTACGACACGGGCAACGACAGCGATGCAACGATCATCTTGTCAGCCGGAGAAGAAcaaaaggaggaagaaaaagaagaggtagaggaagaagaaaaagaaaaagaactggaggaggaggacgaagacgaggcagaggaagaggaggaggaggaagagataGAAATGTTTGACTATCAAGAGTCTGGCATTTTTATCCAGCGTTACCAGCAATTGTCTCAAGGGGACACCGACGTGCCAGAagtcaacgacgacaactaCATCTATCTTGACGAAATGCTAACCGAGTACGAATTCACGGAATACGAGCCAGACAGCGTATCGAGTTCAGACGGTTCATACTACTCCGACTCTGCTGAATCAGAACAGATGACCAATGCTCAAGTGGGAACTGTTGATACTGACGTCAGGTCCTCAGTTGGCGTGCACagtgcgacggcggcggcggcggcggcggcacgcaCGTGCGTCGTCTGCTTGACGCGGCCCGTCAATGCGACAATCACCCACGGGGTTTCGGCACACTTTGTCTGCTGCATGCGCTGTGGACGACGTTTggcaagaaagcaaaagggcTGTCCGATATGTAGACAAACTATTGAGTCCGTTATATTGACTTATACCTAA
- the LOC136188479 gene encoding MAM and LDL-receptor class A domain-containing protein 1-like isoform X4 — protein MKSKKTSRKHKPIQQKMLQWAISGFPPTGPGEVTAGAAEVTGTVCPDNEETENDEEEEEELMAAATLDKRTTEITQEERVRLDKGASCCDERAISHSVLSSRSVCTFDQGMCGWTNAKSNDVDWTRNQGSTPSLGTGLASVDHTNGTAYGYYIYFETSGLQSQAISTLASPVLNPTQSSPCQISIACHMSGNQVGTLEVLLHPQYSERLLWSRQGDQGNRWNVANITIGSVQQSFQVYVRATHVQCFTSSCYRGDIALDDLKFTGCSFAPNGFVASHWHHRHFHLLSSGQIRVARSNRTCASGITFSRIASTG, from the exons atgaaatcgaaaaagacgtcgaggaAGCATAAGCCCATTCAGCAGAAGATGCTTCAATGGGCTATTTCCGGGTTTCCGCCAACGGGCCCAG GAGAAGTGACAGCAGGTGCAGCCGAAGTTACAGGAACAGTTTGTCCagacaacgaagaaacggaaaatgacgaagaagaagaagaagagctcaTGGCCGCCGCTACACTCGATAAACGAACGACAGAGATTACGCAAGAGGAAAGAG TCAGGTTAGACAAAGGAGCGAGCTGTTGCGACGAACGTGCGATATCACACTCCGTTCTTTCCTCCCGATCAGTCTGCACGTTCGATCAAGGCATGTGCGGATGGACGaacgcgaaatcgaacgacgtcgactggaCGCGCAATCAGggctcgacgccgtcgctcggAACGGGACTCGCGAGCGTCGATCACACGAACGGGACAGCTTACG gttACTATATCTACTTTGAGACGTCGGGGCTTCAGTCTCAGGCCATATCGACGCTCGCGAGTCCCGTTCTAAATCCGACTCAATCTTCCCCCTGTCAGATATCGATTGCATGTCACATGTCAGGAAATCAAGTCGGGACTCTCGAGGTTCTTCTTCATCCGCAATACTCCGAACGATTGCTATGGAGTCGGCAAGGCGATCAGGGCAATAGATGGAACGTGGCGAATATCACCATCGGTTCGGTGCAACAGTCGTTTCAGGTGTACGTGCGCGCGACGCACGTGCAGTGCTTCACGTCGTCTTGTTACCGCGGCGACATCGCTTTGGACGATCTCAAGTTCACAGGCTGCTCCTTCGCTCCCAACGGTTTTGTA GCGTCACACTGGCACCACCGACACTTCCACCTCCTCTCCAGTGGCCAA ATCAGAGTTGCACGTTCGAACAGGACATGTGCCAGTGGGATAACGTTTTCacgaatcgcgtcgactgGATAA
- the LOC136188479 gene encoding MAM and LDL-receptor class A domain-containing protein 1-like isoform X3, whose amino-acid sequence MAAATLDKRTTEITQEERVRLDKGASCCDERAISHSVLSSRSVCTFDQGMCGWTNAKSNDVDWTRNQGSTPSLGTGLASVDHTNGTAYGYYIYFETSGLQSQAISTLASPVLNPTQSSPCQISIACHMSGNQVGTLEVLLHPQYSERLLWSRQGDQGNRWNVANITIGSVQQSFQVYVRATHVQCFTSSCYRGDIALDDLKFTGCSFAPNGVTLAPPTLPPPLQWPNQSCTFEQDMCQWDNVFTNRVDWIRRQGYTPSYGTGPSDDYTFRNGSGHYIYVETSSRFTWAPLLPDSSYRSLPRTVAEILAISLLTS is encoded by the exons aTGGCCGCCGCTACACTCGATAAACGAACGACAGAGATTACGCAAGAGGAAAGAG TCAGGTTAGACAAAGGAGCGAGCTGTTGCGACGAACGTGCGATATCACACTCCGTTCTTTCCTCCCGATCAGTCTGCACGTTCGATCAAGGCATGTGCGGATGGACGaacgcgaaatcgaacgacgtcgactggaCGCGCAATCAGggctcgacgccgtcgctcggAACGGGACTCGCGAGCGTCGATCACACGAACGGGACAGCTTACG gttACTATATCTACTTTGAGACGTCGGGGCTTCAGTCTCAGGCCATATCGACGCTCGCGAGTCCCGTTCTAAATCCGACTCAATCTTCCCCCTGTCAGATATCGATTGCATGTCACATGTCAGGAAATCAAGTCGGGACTCTCGAGGTTCTTCTTCATCCGCAATACTCCGAACGATTGCTATGGAGTCGGCAAGGCGATCAGGGCAATAGATGGAACGTGGCGAATATCACCATCGGTTCGGTGCAACAGTCGTTTCAGGTGTACGTGCGCGCGACGCACGTGCAGTGCTTCACGTCGTCTTGTTACCGCGGCGACATCGCTTTGGACGATCTCAAGTTCACAGGCTGCTCCTTCGCTCCCAACG GCGTCACACTGGCACCACCGACACTTCCACCTCCTCTCCAGTGGCCAA ATCAGAGTTGCACGTTCGAACAGGACATGTGCCAGTGGGATAACGTTTTCacgaatcgcgtcgactgGATAAGAAGGCAGGGATACACGCCGTCGTACGGCACGGGCCCGTCGGACGACTACACATTCCGCAATGGATCAG GTCACTATATTTACGTTGAGACGTCCTCACGCTTCACTTGGGCGCCTCTCCTACCGGATTCGTCATACAGATCATTGCCACGCACGGTGGCGGAAATCTTGGCGATATCGCTATTGACGAGTTGA
- the LOC136188477 gene encoding importin subunit alpha-1-like yields the protein MSMMKENSRIKSFKNKGRDQEERRRRRTDEVVELRKSKRSEQILKRRNVAVDKDSGSPLKESNRKAMPTSLSTILETMSSPLVNVQLNGLQTARKLLSRERHPPIDAIIDAGFIPKFVSFLKSDNPYLQYEAAWALTNVAASKHTCAVVDSGAVPALIRLLSVPANMIIAEQVVWALGNIAGDGAHLRDFVVKHNVIPPLIALLTPAIDVTFLRTIVWTFSNLCRNKNPSPSTEAVIAILPSLCQLLFHSDKEVVSNCCWAFAYLTDSTEERVQMIVDCGIVPQMVTLLGSQETKLLIPVLRAIGNIVTGSDIQTQVVLDSNGLQYFPALLRHSKPSIKKEAAWTVSNVTAGTPEQIRAVADAGIIQPLINILTDDDFMSQKEAIWAIANYTSGATVEQNLFLVHQGVLKPLCDLLTVKDAQTVTVLLDDLSNILASAAEYNRHALTQVASSIEEAGGLDKLEDLQQHENKAVYKSAFRIIDKYFSEEDEEVEEIAPQVNAQGQFFFGIPPSGIPPAEIGAQAFNFS from the exons ATGTCGATgatgaaagaaaattcgcgaatcAAGTCCttcaaaaacaaaggaaGAGATCAGGAG gaacgaaggcgacgtcgcacgGACGAAGTGGTAGAATTGCGCAAA tcgaaacgaagcgaacAGATCCTCAAACGAcgcaacgtcgccgtcgacaaaGACAGTGGCAGTCCTCTAAAGGAATCGAATCGAAAA GCTATGCCGACGTCACTGTCAACAATTCTGGAAACAATGTCATCGCCATTAGTAAACGTCCAACTAAACGGTCTCCAGACAGCGAGAAAATTACTCTCACGTGAACGTCATCCGCCTATTGACGCAATAATTGATGCTGGATTTATACCGaaattcgtctcctttctcaAATCGGATAATCCCTATCTTCAGTACGAAGCCGCATGGGCACTCACGAATGTTGCTGCGAGCAAGCACACTTgcgctgtcgtcgattctGGCGCCGTGCCAGCTCTCATTCGACTTCTCTCTGTGCCGGCAAATATGATCATCGCTGAGCAAGTTGTATGGGCCTTGGGGAATATTGCTG GTGATGGAGCTCATTTGAGAGATTTTGTTGTTAAGCATAATGTAATTCCGCCGTTGATTGCCTTGCTTACTCCAGCAATTGAC GTAACCTTTCTAAGGACAATTGTGTGGACTTTTTCTAATTTGTGTCGAAATAAGAATCCATCTCCGTCAACGGAAGCGGTTATAGCT attctTCCTTCTCTGTGTCAACTTCTGTTTCATTCTGACAAAGAG GTTGTATCAAACTGTTGCTGGGCTTTTGCCTATCTCACTGATAGCACAGAAGAGAGAGTACAG atgATTGTTGATTGTGGAATTGTTCCCCAAATGGTGACATTGCTTGGCAGTCAAGAAACAAAACTTCTG ATTCCTGTTCTGAGAGCAATTGGAAATATTGTCACTGGATCTGACATTCAAACACAG GTTGTCTTGGATTCAAATGGGCTCCAATATTTCCCCGCTTTGCTGAGACATTCAAAGCCAAGTATCAAGAAG gAGGCCGCTTGGACTGTATCCAACGTCACAGCAGGAACACCAGAACAAATCAGa GCTGTAGCTGATGCTGGAATTATTCAACCGCTCATTAACATACTCACCGAT GACGATTTCATGTCACAAAAGGAAGCAATATGGGCTATAGCCAATTACACTTCAGGAGCAACAGTGGAACAG AATTTGTTTCTTGTGCATCAAGGCGTTTTGAAACCACTCTGTGATCTTCTCACAGTCAAAGACGCACAA ACTGTCACTGTGCTACTAGACGACCTTAGCAATATCCTCGCC TCTGCCGCAGAGTATAATCGTCACGCTTTGACTCAAGTTGCTTCGTCTATAGAAGAAGCAGGGG GTCTAGACAAACTCGAAGATTTGCAGCAGCAcgaaaacaaagccgtctaCAAAAGTGCCTTCAGAATAATTGATAAATATTTCTCCGAAGAG GATGAGGAAGTGGAGGAGATTGCTCCTCAAGTGAACGCCCAAGGCCAATTCTTTTTTGGAATTCCACCGTCTGGAATTCCACCGGCTGAAATTGGTGCCCAAGCGTTCAATTTTTCCTGA
- the LOC136188479 gene encoding MAM and LDL-receptor class A domain-containing protein 1-like isoform X1: protein MKSKKTSRKHKPIQQKMLQWAISGFPPTGPGEVTAGAAEVTGTVCPDNEETENDEEEEEELMAAATLDKRTTEITQEERVRLDKGASCCDERAISHSVLSSRSVCTFDQGMCGWTNAKSNDVDWTRNQGSTPSLGTGLASVDHTNGTAYGYYIYFETSGLQSQAISTLASPVLNPTQSSPCQISIACHMSGNQVGTLEVLLHPQYSERLLWSRQGDQGNRWNVANITIGSVQQSFQVYVRATHVQCFTSSCYRGDIALDDLKFTGCSFAPNGVTLAPPTLPPPLQWPNQSCTFEQDMCQWDNVFTNRVDWIRRQGYTPSYGTGPSDDYTFRNGSGHYIYVETSSRFTWAPLLPDSSYRSLPRTVAEILAISLLTS, encoded by the exons atgaaatcgaaaaagacgtcgaggaAGCATAAGCCCATTCAGCAGAAGATGCTTCAATGGGCTATTTCCGGGTTTCCGCCAACGGGCCCAG GAGAAGTGACAGCAGGTGCAGCCGAAGTTACAGGAACAGTTTGTCCagacaacgaagaaacggaaaatgacgaagaagaagaagaagagctcaTGGCCGCCGCTACACTCGATAAACGAACGACAGAGATTACGCAAGAGGAAAGAG TCAGGTTAGACAAAGGAGCGAGCTGTTGCGACGAACGTGCGATATCACACTCCGTTCTTTCCTCCCGATCAGTCTGCACGTTCGATCAAGGCATGTGCGGATGGACGaacgcgaaatcgaacgacgtcgactggaCGCGCAATCAGggctcgacgccgtcgctcggAACGGGACTCGCGAGCGTCGATCACACGAACGGGACAGCTTACG gttACTATATCTACTTTGAGACGTCGGGGCTTCAGTCTCAGGCCATATCGACGCTCGCGAGTCCCGTTCTAAATCCGACTCAATCTTCCCCCTGTCAGATATCGATTGCATGTCACATGTCAGGAAATCAAGTCGGGACTCTCGAGGTTCTTCTTCATCCGCAATACTCCGAACGATTGCTATGGAGTCGGCAAGGCGATCAGGGCAATAGATGGAACGTGGCGAATATCACCATCGGTTCGGTGCAACAGTCGTTTCAGGTGTACGTGCGCGCGACGCACGTGCAGTGCTTCACGTCGTCTTGTTACCGCGGCGACATCGCTTTGGACGATCTCAAGTTCACAGGCTGCTCCTTCGCTCCCAACG GCGTCACACTGGCACCACCGACACTTCCACCTCCTCTCCAGTGGCCAA ATCAGAGTTGCACGTTCGAACAGGACATGTGCCAGTGGGATAACGTTTTCacgaatcgcgtcgactgGATAAGAAGGCAGGGATACACGCCGTCGTACGGCACGGGCCCGTCGGACGACTACACATTCCGCAATGGATCAG GTCACTATATTTACGTTGAGACGTCCTCACGCTTCACTTGGGCGCCTCTCCTACCGGATTCGTCATACAGATCATTGCCACGCACGGTGGCGGAAATCTTGGCGATATCGCTATTGACGAGTTGA
- the LOC136188378 gene encoding uncharacterized protein, producing the protein MFMDDRSWWFATKLQEAFTFGALDSPTLLEDFLTTPETADLISIFLTAAGPTKRLDMPLFPQNDPDRRAPARRGDLLRQIQASRLLQLQFFYVIVIIEDRLLILLLLLLLIDVPWKRRSLSNPVILHIKVTSLAIPRQLSARPRGYYPGGLCVQMNGSFSMEKTKDMCGDVGLDGELHRSCMGGSSAVALLISQDTIITYWQYFVVGAAGAFSERGSAISVSEPDASTSALFSRPPYVGVNTYRSGTGPNNARRLPDLSYYLGFSITMDPNLDKRSIYAGGPRLTQTLLVDEGKPILAGSVLILKIKSTTIAFTRDAYGEQIGEAFGYSVAAADTDADGDTDMIVGAPFYADPARQNQGIVYFFPRSRIIRAKDSNALKGIQYFGFTLSSTSDLDGNNYPDILAGSFESNKAVLLRTRSIVVVVEASASFSLGYVNLDERPCTEKDIFTNPSHPVKRNFTCFTVSVSMKYSRKNGSDPDVVKMQLFYNLTLDVNHSQEQRLFFVKTLQVSSTGIANLTINQEKVIDFIVYVPPIIVPRECVTAIKVALLNSQFYHRCKQRAEKLIEPFCWTVRFLLGIAQPLKSRYEKCEEEIPAFKAFLRKRERKPESMMLSLIELLLIPTKRIEQYLYLLEELKNSTPKDHPDRPDVIAATKAIQQVQNHMKEVLIRDSDCPVTRQRLIAETEVTQMKSVAASFAKGEKEKLLGGSPNPDQDRDGDIIIARVIDADNPLAATAKNRDLDIASFDRVRTLVALLVAKTMRSDGHLLLAHIIAKFAIHKKIVLQVFVSLLKAHEPLRLEE; encoded by the exons ATGTTCATGGACGACCGATCATGGTGGTTCGCCACCAAACTCCAAGAAGCTTTCACCTTCGGCGCTCTCGACAGTCCGACGCTTTTGGAAGACTTTCTCACAACTCCTGAAACGGCCGATCTAATCAGCATCTTCCTCACAGCCGCCGGACCGACGAAACGGCTCGACATGCCTCTATTTCCTCAAAACGACCCCGATCGACGTGCGCCAGCTCGAAGAGGAGATCTCCTGCGGCAAATACAAGCTTCTCG ACTCTTACAACTCCAATTCTTCTatgtcatcgtcatcattgaAGATCGGCTGctcattcttcttcttcttcttcttcttatcGACGTCCCATGGAAACGACGTAGTCTGTCGAACCCCGTCATTCTTCACATCAAAGTCACTTCCTTGGCGATACCCAGACAACTGTCGGCGCGGCCAAGGGGCTACTATCCGGGCGGACTATGCGTTCAAATGAACGGATCTTTCAGCATGGAAAAAACGAAGGACATGTGCG GAGATGTCGGTTTGGACGGCGAACTACACCGTTCCTGTATGGGAGGATCGTCGGCTGTTGCATTATTGATATCGCAAGACACTATTATAACGTATTGGCAGTATTTTGTCGTGGGAGCGGCGGGAGCCTTCAGCGAGAGAG gctctGCAATTTCTGTCAGCGAACCGGACGCGAGCACATCCGCTTTGTTTTCGCGCCCGCCATACGTCGGAGTGAATACATATCGGTCGGGCACAGGACCCAATAACGCTCGTCGACTTCCTGACTTGAGCTATTACCTAG GCTTCAGCATCACTATGGATCCGAATCTAGATAAACGAT CCATCTACGCCGGCGGTCCGCGTTTGACTCAGACGTTACTTgtcgacgaaggaaagcCTATACTTGCCGGAAGCGTTCTCATTCTGAAAATCAAATCGACCACCATAGCGTTTACGCGAGATGCCTATGGGGAACAG ATAGGAGAGGCTTTTGGCTACAGTGTCGCCGCGGCGGACACAGACGCCGACGG TGACACCGACATGATCGTCGGAGCGCCGTTCTATGCAGATCCAGCGCGCCAGAATCAGGGCATCGTGTATTTCTTTCCGCGCTCCCGA ATTATTCGAGCGAAAGACTCAAACGCCTTGAAAGGAATTCAATATTTCGGCTTCACTTtatcttcgacgagcgaTCTCGACGGCAACAACTATCCGG ATATACTTGCCGGATCGTTTGAGTCGAACAAAGCGGTTCTCTTGCGCACGCgttccatcgtcgtcgtcgtcgaggcgTCCGCGAGCTTTTCGCTGGGTTATGTGAACTTGGACGAAAGGCCTTGCACTGAAAAGGATATATTCACCAATCCAAGTCATCCAGTGAAGAGAAACTTCACATG TTTCACCGTTTCCGTTTCAATGAAATATTCACGTAAAAACGGATCCGATCCGGATGTCGTAAAAATGC AACTATTCTACAATTTGACGTTGGACGTCAATCACAGTCAAGAACagcgtctcttcttcgtgaAAACTCTCCAAGTTTCGTCGACGGGTATCGCCAATCTAACGATCAATCAAGAAAAAGTGATCGATTTCATCGTCTACGTTCCACCGATCATCGTTCCAAGAGAATGCGTCACTGCAATAAAAGTTGCGCTGCTCAACAGTCAATTCTACCATCGATGCAAACAACGTGCTGAAAAATTGATAGAGCCGTTTTGCTGGACTGTGCGATTTCTTCTCGGCATTGCACAGCCACTGAAGAGCCGATACGAAAAG TGCGAGGAAGAGATTCCCGCTTTTAAAGCCTTTTTGAGGAAGCGAGAGCGAAAACCGGAATCTATGATGCTTTCTCTCATAGAATTACTGCTGATTCCAACGAAGCGGATAGAACA ATATCTGTACTTGCTAGAGGAATTGAAGAATTCGACCCCAAAGGATCATCCGGACAgacctgacgtcattgcagcTACCAAGGCCATTCAGCAAGTTCAGAATCATATGAAAGAGGTGTTGATACGTGACAGCGATTGCCCTGTAACGAGACA GCGATTGATAGCTGAAACAGAAGTGACTCAAATGAAATCCGTCGCGGCGTCTTTTgcaaaaggagagaaagaaaag CTTCTCGGCGGATCTCCCAATCCCGATCAGGATCGAGACGGCGACATCATCATCGCGCgcgtcatcgacgccgacaatCCTCTcgccgcgacggcga aaaacaGGGATCTCGATATTGCGTCGTTTGACCGCGTACGTACGCTTGTGGCCCTGCTTGTTGCCAAGACAATGCGAAGTGACGGTCACTTGCTGCTTGCTCACATCATAGCTAAATTCGCAATACATAAGAAAATCGTACTGCAA GTATTTGTTAGTCTACTGAAGGCTCACGAGCCGTTGAGGCTAGAGGAGTGA
- the LOC136188077 gene encoding uncharacterized protein yields MVSSSVFHCAGLLVVHVYAVANCRNDIERSHRQRTPTKSRGGKPRFLLHVNPDNVDEGDRIERENEKEKGKEPKDSNFAKAAAAPPTKASKLSQDVETSGMTWDADAIAPDTRLVMGVRANKKSHREQAVCDIIFDRGTQFYSRCCAIWGNSRCSYESRSQCTLQSFSTLLLSWTRSSKTN; encoded by the exons ATGGTGTCTTCTTCCGTCTTCCACTGCGCCGGGCTGTTGGTCGTACATGTATACGCTGTAGCAAACTGTCGAAACG ATATAGAACGTTCACATCGTCAACGCACTCCGACGAAGTCTCGAGGAGGTAAACCGCGCTTCCTTCTCCACGTGAATCCtgacaacgtcgacgagggcGATCGCATCGAACGGGAGAACGAGAAAG agaaaggaaaggaacCGAAGGATTCGAACTTTGCCAA ggctgctgctgctcctCCCACTAAAGCTTCCAAGCTCTCACAAGACGTTGAGACGTCGGGGATGACT TGGGATGCTGACGCCATTGCGCCGGACACGCGATTGGTTATGGGAGTCAGAGCAAATAAGAAATCACATCGCGAGCAAGCGGTCTGCGACATTATATTTGATAGG GGAACTCAATTCTATTCTCGTTGCTGTGCAATATGGGGGAATTCCCGGTGCTCTTATGAAAGCAGATCCCAATGCACCTTACAGTCTTTTTCGACCCTTCTTTTATCATGGACACGGAGCtccaaaacaaattga
- the LOC136188479 gene encoding MAM and LDL-receptor class A domain-containing protein 1-like isoform X2, which yields MKSKKTSRKHKPIQQKMLQWAISGFPPTGPGEVTAGAAEVTGTVCPDNEETENDEEEEEELMAAATLDKRTTEITQEERGMQSINNYLINVVSGQSVCTFDQGMCGWTNAKSNDVDWTRNQGSTPSLGTGLASVDHTNGTAYGYYIYFETSGLQSQAISTLASPVLNPTQSSPCQISIACHMSGNQVGTLEVLLHPQYSERLLWSRQGDQGNRWNVANITIGSVQQSFQVYVRATHVQCFTSSCYRGDIALDDLKFTGCSFAPNGVTLAPPTLPPPLQWPNQSCTFEQDMCQWDNVFTNRVDWIRRQGYTPSYGTGPSDDYTFRNGSGHYIYVETSSRFTWAPLLPDSSYRSLPRTVAEILAISLLTS from the exons atgaaatcgaaaaagacgtcgaggaAGCATAAGCCCATTCAGCAGAAGATGCTTCAATGGGCTATTTCCGGGTTTCCGCCAACGGGCCCAG GAGAAGTGACAGCAGGTGCAGCCGAAGTTACAGGAACAGTTTGTCCagacaacgaagaaacggaaaatgacgaagaagaagaagaagagctcaTGGCCGCCGCTACACTCGATAAACGAACGACAGAGATTACGCAAGAGGAAAGAGGTATGCagtcaattaataattatttaatcaacGTGGTGTCGGGACAGTCAG TCTGCACGTTCGATCAAGGCATGTGCGGATGGACGaacgcgaaatcgaacgacgtcgactggaCGCGCAATCAGggctcgacgccgtcgctcggAACGGGACTCGCGAGCGTCGATCACACGAACGGGACAGCTTACG gttACTATATCTACTTTGAGACGTCGGGGCTTCAGTCTCAGGCCATATCGACGCTCGCGAGTCCCGTTCTAAATCCGACTCAATCTTCCCCCTGTCAGATATCGATTGCATGTCACATGTCAGGAAATCAAGTCGGGACTCTCGAGGTTCTTCTTCATCCGCAATACTCCGAACGATTGCTATGGAGTCGGCAAGGCGATCAGGGCAATAGATGGAACGTGGCGAATATCACCATCGGTTCGGTGCAACAGTCGTTTCAGGTGTACGTGCGCGCGACGCACGTGCAGTGCTTCACGTCGTCTTGTTACCGCGGCGACATCGCTTTGGACGATCTCAAGTTCACAGGCTGCTCCTTCGCTCCCAACG GCGTCACACTGGCACCACCGACACTTCCACCTCCTCTCCAGTGGCCAA ATCAGAGTTGCACGTTCGAACAGGACATGTGCCAGTGGGATAACGTTTTCacgaatcgcgtcgactgGATAAGAAGGCAGGGATACACGCCGTCGTACGGCACGGGCCCGTCGGACGACTACACATTCCGCAATGGATCAG GTCACTATATTTACGTTGAGACGTCCTCACGCTTCACTTGGGCGCCTCTCCTACCGGATTCGTCATACAGATCATTGCCACGCACGGTGGCGGAAATCTTGGCGATATCGCTATTGACGAGTTGA